A genomic region of Sarcophilus harrisii chromosome 6, mSarHar1.11, whole genome shotgun sequence contains the following coding sequences:
- the LOC100916935 gene encoding LOW QUALITY PROTEIN: olfactory receptor 5M11-like (The sequence of the model RefSeq protein was modified relative to this genomic sequence to represent the inferred CDS: inserted 1 base in 1 codon) — MPWDMQNFNGSIAVNEFIFAGLTDRPELQYILFVVFLVIYFLTLLGNLGMIVLIKFEPRLHTPMYFFLTNLAFVDLCYSCNVTPKMLVNLLSERKSISFIGCFLQCYFLIAFLLTEYYMLAAMAYDXSPLHYTVKMSRRVCICLATFPYIYGFSEGLFQSILTFRLSFCRSNVINHFYCADPLLIKLSCSDTYLKEHAMFISAGFNLSNSLAIILIFYAFILVAILRIHSAEGRRKAFSTCGSHMMAVTLFYGTLFCMYVRPPTDKSVEESKIIAVFYTFVSPVLNPLIYSLRNRDVKAALRNVLRRNLLKKMVSNIS; from the exons ATGCCCTGGGACATGCAAAACTTTAATGGCAGTATTGCagttaatgaatttatttttgctgGACTCACAGATCGTCCTGAACTACAATATATACTATTTGTGGTTTTCCTTGTAATCTACTTTCTTACCCTATTAGGAAATCTTGGAATGATTGTGTTGATCAAATTTGAACCCCGTCTTCACACTCCCATGTACTTTTTTCTTACTAATTTGGCTTTTGTAGACTTGTGCTATTCCTGCAATGTAACACCCAAAATGCTGGTAAATTTGTTATCTGAAAGGAAGAGCATTTCCTTTATTGGTTGCTTTCTGCAGTGTTACTTTCTCATTGCTTTCCTGCTCACTGAGTATTACATGTTGGCTGCCATGGCCTATG GCAGCCCCCTACATTACACTGTGAAAATGTCCAGAAGAGTCTGCATCTGCCTGGCCACATTCCCTTATATCTATGGATTCTCTGAAGGTCTTTTCCAATCCATCCTGACATTTCGCTTGTCCTTCTGTAGATCCAATGTCATCAATCATTTTTACTGTGCTGATCCCCTTCTGATCAAATTGTCTTGTTCTGACACCTATCTCAAAGAACATGCCATGTTCATCTCAGCTGGGTTTAATCTTTCCAATTCACTTGCCATCATTCTCATCTTCTATGCCTTCATCCTGGTAGCCATCCTCCGCATTCACTCTgctgagggaaggagaaaggcatTCTCTACCTGTGGCTCTCACATGATGGCTGTTACTTTATTTTATGGGACTCTCTTCTGCATGTATGTGAGACCTCCCACTGACAAAAGTGTTGAGGAATCCAAAATCATAGCTGTGTTCTATACTTTTGTGAGTCCTGTGCTGAACCCACTCATCTATAGTCTGAGAAACAGAGATGTGAAAGCAGCTTTGAGGAATGTGCTCAGGAGAAATCTACTGAAGAAGATGGTTTCAAACATATCATAA
- the LOC100926596 gene encoding olfactory receptor 1030, which yields MLISKEMKRGNYTLVTEFILLGLTDRPELQPILFVLFLVIYLITVGGNLGMMVLIRIDSRLHTPMYFFLASLSCLDLCYSTNVTPKMLVNFLSEKKTISYPACLVQCYFFIAMVITEYYMLAVMAYDRYMAICNPLLYSSKMSKAVCIRLIAGPYIYGFLSGLMETMWTYHLTFCGSNIINHFYCADPPLIRLSCSDTFIKETSMFVVAGFNLSNSLLIILISYIFIVIAILRMRSAEGRRKAFSTCGSHLVAVTVFYGTLFCMYVRPPTDKSVEQSKIIAVFYTFVSPMFNPIIYSLRNKDVKEAFRKLIRKNVLSK from the coding sequence ATGCTGATCTctaaagaaatgaagagagggaATTACACACTGGTGACTGAATTTATTCTTTTGGGATTAACTGATCGTCCAGAGCTACAACCAATCCTTTTTGTGCTATTTCTAGTAATTTACCTCATCACTGTAGGAGGGAACCTTGGAATGATGGTGTTGATAAGGATAGATTCCCGCCTCCACACTCCTATGTACTTCTTTCTTGCTAGTTTATCATGCCTAGACCTATGCTATTCTACCAATGTCACCCCCAAGATGCTAGTGAACTTCTTATCAGAGAAGAAAACGATTTCATACCCTGCTTGTTTGGTTCAgtgttatttcttcattgccaTGGTGATTACTGAATATTACATGCTAGCAGTTATGGCCTATGACCGCTACATGGCTATATGTAACCCCCTACTCTATAGTAGCAAGATGTCAAAAGCTGTCTGTATTCGCTTGATTGCTGGACCATATATCTATGGATTCCTTAGTGGTCTGATGGAAACCATGTGGACATACCATTTGACTTTCTGTGGCTCCAACATAATCAACCATTTTTATTGTGCTGACCCACCCCTCATACGGCTCTCGTGTTCTGATACCTTCATCAAAGAAACATCCATGTTTGTGGTTGCAGGATTTAATCTCTCCAACTCTCTCCTCATCATCCTTATCTCCTATATCTTCATTGTCATTGCCATCCTGCGAATGCGTTCAGCAGAAGGTAGGCGAAAAGCCTTCTCTACTTGTGGGTCTCATCTCGTGGCAGTGACTGTATTTTATGGGACCTTGTTTTGCATGTATGTTAGACCACCCACTGACAAATCAGTGGAACAGTCAAAGATTATAGCTGTTTTCTATACCTTTGTGAGTCCTATGTTCAACCCCATCATTTACAGCCTAAGAAACAAGGATGTGAAAGAAGCATTCCGTAAATTGATCAGAAAAAATGTCCTGTCTAAATAG
- the LOC100926333 gene encoding olfactory receptor 5M8-like → MSKNVTTNPQFILLGLTSRLELQVLFFVLFLTIYIITVVGNLGMIVLVRITPRLHTPMYFFLSHLSFVDLCFSSNVSPKMLETFIVKKTTITYSACLVQCYLFIALVHVEIYILAVMAFDRYMAICNPLLYGSKMSPTVCSSLISVPYVYGSLTGLMETMWTYSLSFCGPNEINHFYCADPPLIKLACSSTYNKELSMFVVAGFNFSFSLLIILISYLYIFPAIFRLRSADSRRKAFSTCGSHLTAVTIFYAALFFMYLRPPSEASVEQGKMMAVFYTTVIPMLNPMIYSLRNKDVKEALSKELFRKDLSK, encoded by the coding sequence ATGAGTAAGAATGTCACAACAAATCCCCAGTTTATTCTCCTAGGATTGACAAGTCGCCTGGAACTTCAGGTCCTATTCTTTGTCCTCTTCCTAACCATCTACATCATCACTGTGGTGGGGAACCTGGGAATGATAGTGTTAGTGAGAATCACTCCGCGGCTTCACACACCCATGTATTTTTTCCTGAGTCACTTGTCTTTTGTGGACCTCTGTTTCTCTTCCAATGTAAGTCCAAAAATGCTGGAGACTTTCATAGTGAAAAAGACCACCATCACCTACTCAGCCTGCTTGGTGCAGTGTTACCTTTTCATTGCTTTGGTCCATGTGGAAATCTACATCCTGGCTGTGATGGCTTTTGATCGCTACATGGCCATCTGCAATCCTCTGCTCTATGGCAGTAAGATGTCCCCAACTGTCTGCTCCTCTCTCATCTCAGTACCTTATGTCTATGGCTCCCTCACAGGCCTCATGGAGACCATGTGGACTTATAGCTTATCATTCTGTGGCCCCAATGAGATTAACCATTTCTACTGTGCTGATCCTCCTCTCATCAAATTAGCTTGTTCTAGTACTTACAACAAAGAACTGTCTATGTTTGTCGTTGCTGGGTTtaactttagtttttctttgctcATTATTCTCATCTCCTATCTATACATATTCCCAGCAATCTTCAGGCTTCGTTCAGCAGACAGCAGACGTAAGGCCTTCTCTACTTGTGGGTCCCACCTGACAGCTGTCACTATATTTTATGCAGCTCTTTTCTTCATGTATCTCAGACCACCCTCGGAGGCATCTGTGGAGCAAGGGAAAATGATGGCTGTGTTTTATACCACAGTGATTCCCATGTTGAATCCCATGATCTATAGCTTAAGGAACAAGGATGTGAAAGAGGCCTTAAGTAAAGAACTTTTCAGAAAAGATCTCTCTAAATAA